DNA from Hyalangium minutum:
CGCTCCACCGGCATAGGCGTTCCAGTGGAGCACTGCGATGGGCCCCAGCGAGGAGCGCACATCGCGGAGCATCGCGCGCACGGCCTGCGGGTTCGCGAGATCACAGGGAAAGGCCTTCGCGGTGATGCCCGCGCTGGAGAGCGCCTCGGCGGCGGCCTTGAGCCGGTCCGCGCTGCGGGCGACGAGCGCGACCGCGAATCCTTCCTTGCCGAACCGGCGTGCCACTGCGTCAGAGATGCCAGGGCCATGACCACACACGACGAGGGTTCGTTTCATGGCCGGCGGTATAGCACACGCCCTCTGGGGCGGCGGTGATCAGCCCTTGGAGGGGATGAGGATGAGCTCCTCCTGAGGAGGGATGAGGTACTCGGCGCCGGACTCGGTGACGACGGCCATCTCCTCCACGGAGATCGTCTTGGTCTCGCCCTCGGTGGGCAACTTCCAGGCGAAGAAGCCATCGAAGGCGAACACCTGTCCGGGGCGGATGATGCGCGCCGAGGTGCCCTTGGCGGGCAGGCCCTTCTGCGCGCCGGAGAGCGCGGGGCCCACGTCATGCGCCCAGTAGCCCACGGGGTGGCCGGTGCCCCACATGACGAACTCGCTGCCGGCCTCGCGCATCCAGTCGCGCTGGGCCTTGTCCACGTCCCAGCCGCGAGCGCCGGGCTTGATGGCCGCCAGCGCCACGCGGCTGCCCTTCTTCGCCTTCTCCCACTTCGCGAGCGCCTCGGGCGAAGGCTTCGTCTCACCGGGGGCGAGCACGTAGGCGAAGCGCTGGATGTCCGTGACCCAGCGCCCCTGCACGGCGATGCCGAAGTCCGTCTGGATGAAGTCACCGGGCTGGATGACACGGTCCGTGGCGTGCGAGTGCCCGCGGTCCGGGCCCGAGTTGACGTTGGGGTTCTGATCCGGGGCCCAGCCATCGGTGACACTGAGCTCGGCCATGCGCCGCTTGAGGAAGCGCGCCACGTCCGAGTCCCGCGTCTTGCCGGGGACCACCTGCCGGTAGGCCTCCTCTTCCAGCTGAGCGGTGAGGACGGCGG
Protein-coding regions in this window:
- a CDS encoding M24 family metallopeptidase — protein: MRVLLSALLLLFTLLPPLAEAAETPAVPAPSWAEVRKHRVRQLLPSAMTRANVDAWVVVCRENANDPLAVHVGGENASAPAAFLFLRQGEQLRSVALSPEGEAKALRDVGLHDEVVSLPRGTDLFAQMAEHLGRAKPRRIALNFSENMSVADGLSSSQLKRLTAALPAALRQRLVSSEELVTEWLSIKLPEEVEVMRRAAVLTAQLEEEAYRQVVPGKTRDSDVARFLKRRMAELSVTDGWAPDQNPNVNSGPDRGHSHATDRVIQPGDFIQTDFGIAVQGRWVTDIQRFAYVLAPGETKPSPEALAKWEKAKKGSRVALAAIKPGARGWDVDKAQRDWMREAGSEFVMWGTGHPVGYWAHDVGPALSGAQKGLPAKGTSARIIRPGQVFAFDGFFAWKLPTEGETKTISVEEMAVVTESGAEYLIPPQEELILIPSKG